Below is a window of Williamwhitmania sp. DNA.
GATGAGTTAGGCTTAAACTTGGGATCCTGTGAATGCCTCCACTGAATGCTATACGTACCCTGATCCATATAATCAGCATCACCCTTGCTCCCCACGACCAACTTTACCCCAGATATATTCAGTGATCCATTGTATTTGTATCGAACCTTGTAGGCCGATTTTGCATTCAGGTCCCATCCCCCAAAGGAGTATACACTTCCAGTAAGTGCAAGGTCAAAATAGTCGCTCATACCAAAATAGTATCCACCTTGCTGAAGATAAAAGCCTCTGTTGGTTTCCTCTCCATACCGGGGAATCAAAATTCCAGAATGTCGGCCCTTTCTGTTTGGAAAGAAGCCAAAAGGTATACCAATGGGTAGTGGCACGTCCTCAATCACCAGGAATGCCGGACCAGTTATGATTTCTTTGTTAGGAATAACCTTGGCCTTAGTAAGGTATATGTAAAAATGAGGATGTGGAAGATCGCAGGTGGTATACTCTCCTCCAATGAGGTTAACCGTATTATCGGCCATTTTTTTTGTCATCTTACTATGAAGAAACCCATCTCCCTGCTTGGTTATAACGCCGTAAATTTTTGCCTTTCTTGAATCGAAATTATAGCGTATTGAGTCCATGTTATACACATCACTCCCTTCCTTAAATACGGGCTTTCCCAATGCCTTGCCGGCACTGTCAATGCTGCCATACGCAAACGCTTCCTTCGTTTCCATATTAAACTCGATGTGAGCAGCAGTAAGCTCCATATTTTGGTATGTTACCTTAGCATTGCCAAAAAGGTAAGCCATTTTTCCATTCATGGAGTATATTATGGAATCGGATGCGGTTGAATTAACGGGCCCGTCAATAGGTGGCTTCGGTTTCTTTTTAAGCGTATCGGACCTAACGCTATCGGGCAATTGAGCGTTTGACACCACTTGAGCATCCAGTCCTGCCCCTAGCACTAGGCAGAGACAGAATCCAGTAAATATGGAACAAATAAGCCTTTTCAAGCGAAAGTTGGTTTAATATGAAGTACGAAAAGTTTTTCGTGCTATTTTTGTAAAATCATTGGTCGGCCAAATAAAAGCCCAAAACTAGCTAAAATTTACAATTCAACCACTCAGAATTGGATGGGATACCTCAAAAAAACATCGTTAAAGTTCGTTATATTACTTCAGGTTTTGGGTGTTCTTTTAACCCAAGGCATCTATTCACAAGATTTTGTTACCAGCTACAAGCTCAACAAGGTTGTTATTGATGCAGGCCATGGGGGGCACGATTCCGGAGCTATTGGCAAGGATGTGATGGAAAAGGATATCACGTTAGCTGTAGCGCTTAAGCTGGGAAAGTTGATAGAAACTAATTTTCCGGATGTTACTGTTATATACACCCGCAAGACTGACGTATTTATTCCGCTTGATGAGCGAACTGCCATTGCGAACAAGGCTGAGGCTGACCTTTTCATCTCCATACACGTTAACTCCAATCCAAGCTCTCGCCCAACTGGTGCAGAAACCTACGTAATGGGGCTACATAAATCAGCTAGCAACCTTGATGTGGCTATGCGTGAAAATTCTGTAATCACCTACGAGAAAGACTATACAACCAAGTATGAGGGGTACGATCCCAATTCAGCCGAATCGTTCATCATATTTTCACTAATGCAAAATGCTTACCTCAACCAAAGCTTAGATTTTGCTTCTAAAATTCAAGATGATTTTTGCGACAGGAGCCAAAGAAAAGATAGAGGAGTAAAGCAAGCAGGATTTTTAGTCCTGTGGAAAACCGCCATGCCGTCAGTTCTCGTTGAGCTAGGATTTCTATCCAACCCTCAAGAGGAAAAATTCCTTATGAGTGACAGCGGTCAGAATTATCTAGCATCATCGATATTTAGAGCCTTTAGATCCTACAAAACAGAGATGGAGCTCAAGAGCAACTTTGTGGGAGAAAAGAAGGGTGAACCTCAAGTTTCAGAAGCAAAACCCGACTCATCACTGAAGTTTCAGATTCAGATACTATCCTCATCCAAGCTGCTGCCCGTCACAGCCCCTGATTTCAAAAATCTAGACAGCATTTCGATAATAAAGATCGGCAGTACATATAAGTATACCGTAGGGAATAAGTCCTCCTATGCAGAAATTCAGGAAATGATAAAGGATGTAAAGAAAACATTTCCCGAATCATTTGTTATAGCAGTTAAGAATGGCGTACCAATCCCAATTGATGAAGCGCTTAAACAATCATTATCTTCAAACCAACCACAATGAAAATTGCCAAAGAGGTTAAAATAGGACTGTTTGCAACAATCATGATTGTTGCTCTAATATGGGGCATCAATTTTTTAAAGGGTCGCCAAATATTTCAAAGCGACCAGGTTTACTATGGCGTTTATGATCGGATAGACGGGTTGCAGGAAGCGGCACACGTGCTCTTAAACGGGTTTAAGGTAGGGATCGTTGAAAAGATAACCCTTCGTGACAGCCAACCACCGAAACTGGTGGTTCAGTTCTCTCTCGATAGAGATTTAAAGCTACCAATGAATACCATTGCCCAAATATACAGTGCCGATCTAATGGGTAGTAAAGATATTCGACTAATTACTCAGCCCGATTCGCTTTTTCACCACCATGGCGATACGCTTGCGACAAGTATAGAGGGCGACCTGAAAGAACAGGTAAGCATGCAGGTGCTTCCACTTAAAAAGAAGGCCGAGGATTTGATGAGTGACCTTCAGCAGGCTATTGAGATGATAAAGTTGATTTTTAACGAACAAAACAGAAAAAATATTGAGGGGAGCTTCCAAGGTATACGTTCAACCATCTCCAATTTAGAAAGAACCTCCGGCACCTTGGATACGCTAGTGGCTGGACAAAAGGGTCGATTGGAAAGGATTCTTCTTAACGTTGAAAGTATTAGCTCCAACTTTAGAAGTAAAAATGCTCAATTTTCAAATATTATTAACAATTTCTCAGCCATAACGGATACGTTGGCAAAAACCAGCTTTTCGAGCACACTTGCGGAGACTAATAATGCCTTGCAAAGTTTTAACGCTGTGATGGTAAAGGTTACGAAGGGTGAAGGCACCCTTGGTCAACTAATTAAAAACGACAGCCTTTACAACAACCTTGATAGCGCTTCGCACCATCTTGACCTACTTATTAAGGATATCAACTCGAATCCTAACCGGTACGTTCATTTTTCCGTTTTTGGAAAAAAGGAAAAACAGAAAAAATAGGCCTACGATTAAGTCGTGTCGGGTTCGTTAAAATATTAGCTGCTATTTAAGCTTCATCACTCACTTGAACTTTACCATTTCAATGGTTTAGCTAACAAGTTATTAACAGCAATCTATTTTATTAATAACCTATATATCAATTCGTTATACGTTGGTCAAAATCAAAAAATACCAACTACCCAGAGAACAAGTAGGTTAAATAATAATTGAAAAAGTCAATAGCAAAATAGTTTTTTTTTGTACTATTTTTTTCCAAAATTTGTTTTCTTCAAAAAACACCGAAGAAAAATACTAATTGGAAATGAGCAAGCATAGTGAAGTATGGCGCGACTGCCTTAAAATTATTAGAGATAATGTTCCGGCAGCAAGTTTTAAAACCTGGTTTGAACCCATAGTTCCACTTAAAATAGAGAATAAGGTACTCACAATACAGGTGCCAAGCCCATTCTTCTATGAGTATTTAGAAGAACAGTACATCGATATTCTGCGCCGAACCATCAGAAAAGAACTTGGCGTTGATGCCAAGCTGGAGTATAGCGTTGTTATGGATAACTCTGCAATGGTTGCTGGTGCTCAATTTCCTACCACCGTAAAATTTCCTACCCAAAGCAAAGGGGATCTTAAAAATCGGCCCATCTCGGTTTCCATGTCTTCGTCTGAGAACCAGATAAAGAACCCTTTTATTATTCCGGGGCTTAAGAAACTTCAAATCGATCCCCAACTTAACTCCGATAACTCTTTCACCAATTTTGTGGAAGGAGAATGCAATCGGTTGGCACGTTCAGCTGGATTAGCTGTGGCAAATAATCCTGGCAAAACTGCATTTAATCCACTATTTATATATGGTAGCAGTGGATTGGGCAAAACCCATTTGGCTCATGCAATAGGTATTGAGGTTAAGGAGCAATACCCTGAAAAAGTGGTGCTTTACGTTAGTGCAGTTCATTTCCAAAATCAGTTTGTTGATGCTATAAAGAACAATACAAAGAACGACTTTCTTCATTTCTACCAAATGATTGACGTTCTTATTATCGACGATGTGCATGACTTTGCAGGCAAAGAAAAAACCCAGGATACCTTTTTTCATATTTTCAACCACCTTCATCAGTCGGGTAAACAGTTGATATTGACATCGGACAAGCCACCAGTAGAACTTCAAGGGCTTGAGCAACGGCTGCTCTCCCGTTTTAAATGGGGGCTTTCAGCCGACTTGCAGTCCCCCGATTTTGAAACCAGAATTGCCATTTTAAGAAAGAAAATCTACAACGACGGGATTGAAATTCCGGATGATGTGATTGAATATATTGCCTCCCACATTAATTCTAACATTAGAGAACTTGAAGGCGCCCTTATTTCGTTACTAGCTCAAGCAACGCTAAACAAGAAGGAGATAAATCTTGATTTGGCAAGGCAAATGATTGCGAAGCTGGTAAAAAACACAAGGAAAGAGATTTCCATTGACTATATCCAGAAAAAGGTGTGCGAATACTTTAATATTCCGATGGATGCACTGCAAGCAAAAACGAGAAAGCGAGAAATTGTTCAAGCACGTCAAATAGCCATGTTTTTTTCAAAGGGCTATACAAAGGCCTCTCTTTCTTCAATTGGCTCAATGATTGGGGGAAAAGACCATGCGACCGTTCTACATGCCTGCAAGACTATCTCCAACCTTATTGAAACTGATAAGGTATTCAAGGGCCAAATAGACGAGATAGAGAAAAAAATAAAGACATTATAAGAAGGCTACAAAGCAAAAAAACGGTGAGAGTAAATTCCCATCGTTTTTTTTTGCAAAATAAACCTTGCTACAGCACCATTTTTAGCTGAGTTTGTCCATTTAAAACATCAGCCTCTGTAAATCCCATTTTTTTCAGATATTGAAGATGGGTGGCGTTGCCTGTTTCGGCAACCAATTGCTTAATGCCGAGCGATTCGAAAAAGGCGGTATTGTTTCGGTAAACAAACCTGCCCATCTTAAAGTCACGATACTCGGGAATAACAAAGTCAAGAACAACCTTTAAAGTATCGCTGGATTGTTTTTCACCAATAAATACACCGGCAACGGCCATGTTGCGCAAAACCAAAACAGTAATTGCATCGGCATGATTTCCAATTTTAAATTCAGGGAAAATTGCTGCAATTTCCTGCCTGAAAAAATTTTGAAATGCAGTAAAGTAACCATCTGAAGAATCTACCCGCTGAAGGTTAAAAAACTCCTTCCTGCTGTAAATTTTGTAGAGGTAGTAAATATTTACGAAAACTATAAAACCGTTAAAGAGGGCTACGGGGTAGGCAAGAATTACAAATCCATAGATCGAAAACACTAACGATCCAAACAGGTTGAACCATCTGAGCTTTATTATTGAGCTCATTAGCAAAGAAATGGCTGTAATTATTGAAGCCACATATCCGAGCAACTCTACAAAACTTATACTTCCCATTTTTCAAGTAATTTTTAGGTGGGAGGCAAAGATAAAAAAAAGAGCCTCTCACAAAGCTCTACCTGTCAATTAAATCATTAAAAAACTTACTTCTGGTATTGAAGAAGCAACAAAAGTAACTTCTGTGCTGTATTCTCCCACTGATACACCATTGCCCTTTCTAATCCTTTTTTGGTTAAACCCAAAAGACACTTTTTATCAATAAGAATCAAGCGCCCAGCCTCCGAAATTTCCACCTCATTCTTTGGATCAACCAATATGGCAGCACCACTTGCTACCTCTTCAAGTGAGGATTGTATGGAGGTAACTATCGGAACCCCAAACGAAATTGCATCGAGGACATTTAAGCACCACTTATCATAAAAGGAAGGTGCAATGTAGGCCGATGCTCCTACAAAAAGGATCGACTTATCGGTCTCCTTCATCTGGTTAATAAGGAAAATTTTTTCAGCGTGTTTTGCAAACCACTCCTCTCCCACTACTCCTATCACCATATCTTTGCTGGCTCCAATAATTACAATTGGAACTTTCACCATAAGCACATCAACCATACGCTTATATCCCAGTAAAACGCTGGTAATATTACTAAGGTAATTACTGTTGTCGATGGTTAGAATGAATTTCTCGGGAAGACTATATTGTTCAGCTAACTTGCCAAATTGAGCCTTTACATCCACCTCGTTGGAGTAATTGGTAATGCCAGCCTGAACCACAATAAGTTTTTGGGGTTCTATTTCGGGCCAATAACGTTGAACTAAATTCTCCTTTTCGTAATGGCTCGAAAGTATCAGTTTTGTACATTTTGAAATCAGACGTTTGGAAACGTAACGGCGGTAAAAGGACTGTCTCTCATCCTTAGTATCTACCCCACCATAAAGTTTATTCCAAATAAAACCGCCCCAAAATGAGGGAAGTAAATATAGGTGGGGTATCTTAAGCCCTAACGGTCCAGTAAAACCAAGATTCAGCAATAGTTCACAGCCATTTTTTTGAAGGGATTTGGGCAATAACAATTGATCGCCAATGATATTTCCGAGTGATGAAATTTGTTTAAAGCTGAAATTTTTGGCAAATGACAAACCATCTGGACGAGGGTATTTAGAAAAAAGGACGTAACTATTTATTGTGTCAGCTTTTTGTAGAGCATCAACCATTGCAAGTGTAACTCTTTCGCTGACGGTGCTGTTTGGCGAGAACAATTCAGCAGAGGATATACCAATTACCATAATCATGTAACATTAAGGATTACTAATAAATCACTGGGTTAAAACAAGAGCAAAACCATTATAGTTCTATCGACGTGGTAAACTAGCCTAAATTAAATAAAAAAAGAGCGTAAGAATAACCATACGCTCGTTCTTAACATATTTTGAAGTAACTACTTTACCTTTCGTTGAACAACAAACCAAGGATTTGTTAAGATCTCCTTATTATATATCATTCGAGAGTTGGTCTCAAAATCAAGAACCTCGCATCCGGCAGCTTCGGCCACAGCTTGTCCAGCAGCCGTGTCCCACTCCGAAGTTGATGCGAGCCGAGGGTAAACATCGGCGCTGCCCTCAGCCACCATGCAAAGTTTTAAGCTACTTCCACGAGAAATAAATGCCACCTCGCCATGCTTTGATTTGAGATTATCAACAAATTTCTCCGTTTCCCGGGACATGTGCGAACGACTACCTACAACTGTCATTACGTTGGTTGAACTTTGCAGGGGAAGTTTATCCGAAATATTTACAATATCATTAAAGGTAAATGAAGCTTCAGCGTCAGGCTTTACGTCAATTTTTTTAAACGCACCAAAAGTTATGTCACCAAAATATAGTTCCCGTAGAACCGGAATATAAACAACCCCCATAATGGGAAACTGATTATAAATGAGGGCAATGTTAACGGTAAATTCGCCATTACGCTTAATAAACTCCTTCGTCCCATCGAGCGGATCAACCATCCAGAAATACTCCCACCCCTTACGCTCTTCATAGAGGATGTCTCTACCCTCTTCACTTAGAACCGGAATTCGAGTCTTTGCTAGGTTGCTTTTAATTTCGTTGTGAGCCTTGCGGTCAGCAAGAGTGAGAGGCGTTGAGTCGGACTTAAGATTAACTTGAAAATCATCGGAATTGTAAACATCCATTATTAAGCCTCCCGCACGAACTGCAGCAGTTACCGCAGCCGAAGCAAGGAGTTTTAACTCTTTTTCCTGAATCATTCGGATTTTTTTTGCTTATCCTTATTAATAGTGCAAAGGTAAAACATATTTAGGGAAAGAAAAAAGCTGCCCCATACAATGCGGCAGCTTATAGTAGAAATTAACAAATTTTTACTTAAGCCTACTCCTAAACGGCTCAAAAGTCATAAAATCGGCATGGTGTACAATGTAAGCCTCAGTAGTACGCTTTACCATATCACCTTCGCCAGCGTGTGTAGCAACAATATGGCATACCTCTGCAGGAACACCGCACTGCTCAGCCAAGGAAACACCTGAAAAGGGGTGACGCAAATATGCCCCATACTTACCCTGCCTTGCCTTACCGTTTTCATCTAGTTCGTACTCTAGTAGCTTCCCTACATCTGCCAAAATAGCACCAGCCAGCAAAACATCGAGGTTTACCGGTAACTCTTTCTTAAAAAATTCATTCATCTTTTTTCCTGCTTCGTAGGCAATATGCACTACCGAACGTTTGTGAGCCATGAATGAAACCTTCAAATCAGGTCCACAAAGGAGAGTAAATGGGATAACTTTAAGATCCGTATATGTCAGCACGCTTCGTTCGAGGGCAAGTTCCCACGTTTTTGCGGTCAGGCTGCGCAAATTAACATCGGAAATCCACTCCAACTCTGGCCAAAGTTCAACTACCTGCTTTGCATAATCGTTTTTCATACCTTATATAAATAAGGCACAGCCAACACAGTTGGCTGCGCAATTTTTATCATGTTTCGGTTACTTAAGCTTAGCAATAATGGCGTCTGCCATTTGAATGGTGGAGGCTGCTCCCTGTTTGATAACCTCAGGGCAACCACGAAGTTTCATCATATCGTAGGTTTTCACCTTCCCATCCTGAACTACCTCTGCAACAGCGCGATGAATTTTAGCAGAGATTTCGGCTTCACCAAGATAGTCCAGCATCATGCAAGCTGAGTCGATCATTGCAATTGGGTTTACGATGGGAACTTCAAAGTCCGCATATTTTGGAGCAGAACCGTGAGTGGGTTCAAAAACGGCAACACCTCCATCGCCAAACTGAGCGCTGCATGCAAATCCCAATCCACCAATTAGGCCTGCAAAACCGTCTGAAATTATATCACCAAACATATTTCCAGCCACAATCACGTGGTAATCCTCCGGATTTTTGGTGAGCCACATCATCTGCGCATCAATGTTCGTATCCCACACTTGAATGTTTGGAAACTCCTTCTTGCTGAGCTCTTGGGCGACCTTAAGCATCATTCCTGATGTCTCACGGATCACGTTTGGCTTCTCGCAAACAGTAATCGCCTTATAACCCTTCTCCTTTGCATACTCAAAAGCAGCCCTCACGATTCTCTCCGTATATTTTTTTGT
It encodes the following:
- a CDS encoding N-acetylmuramoyl-L-alanine amidase — its product is MGYLKKTSLKFVILLQVLGVLLTQGIYSQDFVTSYKLNKVVIDAGHGGHDSGAIGKDVMEKDITLAVALKLGKLIETNFPDVTVIYTRKTDVFIPLDERTAIANKAEADLFISIHVNSNPSSRPTGAETYVMGLHKSASNLDVAMRENSVITYEKDYTTKYEGYDPNSAESFIIFSLMQNAYLNQSLDFASKIQDDFCDRSQRKDRGVKQAGFLVLWKTAMPSVLVELGFLSNPQEEKFLMSDSGQNYLASSIFRAFRSYKTEMELKSNFVGEKKGEPQVSEAKPDSSLKFQIQILSSSKLLPVTAPDFKNLDSISIIKIGSTYKYTVGNKSSYAEIQEMIKDVKKTFPESFVIAVKNGVPIPIDEALKQSLSSNQPQ
- a CDS encoding MlaD family protein, translated to MKIAKEVKIGLFATIMIVALIWGINFLKGRQIFQSDQVYYGVYDRIDGLQEAAHVLLNGFKVGIVEKITLRDSQPPKLVVQFSLDRDLKLPMNTIAQIYSADLMGSKDIRLITQPDSLFHHHGDTLATSIEGDLKEQVSMQVLPLKKKAEDLMSDLQQAIEMIKLIFNEQNRKNIEGSFQGIRSTISNLERTSGTLDTLVAGQKGRLERILLNVESISSNFRSKNAQFSNIINNFSAITDTLAKTSFSSTLAETNNALQSFNAVMVKVTKGEGTLGQLIKNDSLYNNLDSASHHLDLLIKDINSNPNRYVHFSVFGKKEKQKK
- the dnaA gene encoding chromosomal replication initiator protein DnaA is translated as MSKHSEVWRDCLKIIRDNVPAASFKTWFEPIVPLKIENKVLTIQVPSPFFYEYLEEQYIDILRRTIRKELGVDAKLEYSVVMDNSAMVAGAQFPTTVKFPTQSKGDLKNRPISVSMSSSENQIKNPFIIPGLKKLQIDPQLNSDNSFTNFVEGECNRLARSAGLAVANNPGKTAFNPLFIYGSSGLGKTHLAHAIGIEVKEQYPEKVVLYVSAVHFQNQFVDAIKNNTKNDFLHFYQMIDVLIIDDVHDFAGKEKTQDTFFHIFNHLHQSGKQLILTSDKPPVELQGLEQRLLSRFKWGLSADLQSPDFETRIAILRKKIYNDGIEIPDDVIEYIASHINSNIRELEGALISLLAQATLNKKEINLDLARQMIAKLVKNTRKEISIDYIQKKVCEYFNIPMDALQAKTRKREIVQARQIAMFFSKGYTKASLSSIGSMIGGKDHATVLHACKTISNLIETDKVFKGQIDEIEKKIKTL
- a CDS encoding YgjV family protein; this encodes MGSISFVELLGYVASIITAISLLMSSIIKLRWFNLFGSLVFSIYGFVILAYPVALFNGFIVFVNIYYLYKIYSRKEFFNLQRVDSSDGYFTAFQNFFRQEIAAIFPEFKIGNHADAITVLVLRNMAVAGVFIGEKQSSDTLKVVLDFVIPEYRDFKMGRFVYRNNTAFFESLGIKQLVAETGNATHLQYLKKMGFTEADVLNGQTQLKMVL
- a CDS encoding glycosyltransferase, with the protein product MIMVIGISSAELFSPNSTVSERVTLAMVDALQKADTINSYVLFSKYPRPDGLSFAKNFSFKQISSLGNIIGDQLLLPKSLQKNGCELLLNLGFTGPLGLKIPHLYLLPSFWGGFIWNKLYGGVDTKDERQSFYRRYVSKRLISKCTKLILSSHYEKENLVQRYWPEIEPQKLIVVQAGITNYSNEVDVKAQFGKLAEQYSLPEKFILTIDNSNYLSNITSVLLGYKRMVDVLMVKVPIVIIGASKDMVIGVVGEEWFAKHAEKIFLINQMKETDKSILFVGASAYIAPSFYDKWCLNVLDAISFGVPIVTSIQSSLEEVASGAAILVDPKNEVEISEAGRLILIDKKCLLGLTKKGLERAMVYQWENTAQKLLLLLLQYQK
- the cysQ gene encoding 3'(2'),5'-bisphosphate nucleotidase CysQ, which translates into the protein MIQEKELKLLASAAVTAAVRAGGLIMDVYNSDDFQVNLKSDSTPLTLADRKAHNEIKSNLAKTRIPVLSEEGRDILYEERKGWEYFWMVDPLDGTKEFIKRNGEFTVNIALIYNQFPIMGVVYIPVLRELYFGDITFGAFKKIDVKPDAEASFTFNDIVNISDKLPLQSSTNVMTVVGSRSHMSRETEKFVDNLKSKHGEVAFISRGSSLKLCMVAEGSADVYPRLASTSEWDTAAGQAVAEAAGCEVLDFETNSRMIYNKEILTNPWFVVQRKVK
- a CDS encoding HD domain-containing protein, with amino-acid sequence MKNDYAKQVVELWPELEWISDVNLRSLTAKTWELALERSVLTYTDLKVIPFTLLCGPDLKVSFMAHKRSVVHIAYEAGKKMNEFFKKELPVNLDVLLAGAILADVGKLLEYELDENGKARQGKYGAYLRHPFSGVSLAEQCGVPAEVCHIVATHAGEGDMVKRTTEAYIVHHADFMTFEPFRSRLK
- a CDS encoding isocitrate/isopropylmalate family dehydrogenase, with the protein product MTSRTIVAMPGDGIGKIVLEQAIRVLEAAGFHANYVQGDIGWEFWCKEGDPLPERTIKLLEKHKIGLFGAITSKPKDKAASELIPELQNKGLVYYSPIVAMRQHFNLDICMRPCKTFKGNPLNFIRRGAGNTIEEPLVDTMIFRQNTEGLYGGVEWTNPPQPVYDALMTHSKFRDNFGWCPKEELAVSTRIFTKKYTERIVRAAFEYAKEKGYKAITVCEKPNVIRETSGMMLKVAQELSKKEFPNIQVWDTNIDAQMMWLTKNPEDYHVIVAGNMFGDIISDGFAGLIGGLGFACSAQFGDGGVAVFEPTHGSAPKYADFEVPIVNPIAMIDSACMMLDYLGEAEISAKIHRAVAEVVQDGKVKTYDMMKLRGCPEVIKQGAASTIQMADAIIAKLK